In Gymnogyps californianus isolate 813 chromosome 1, ASM1813914v2, whole genome shotgun sequence, the following are encoded in one genomic region:
- the CCDC107 gene encoding coiled-coil domain-containing protein 107: MVLSALQQAVVSVVLVLCVFVVMPRMFGGGGGGGRAGRSSRGGKAGPGHYDPRQHRRGSPQTVHQIHLNPGNSDSNTYQTIQQMRNAMEKEIKSERTRGNGRELAFTLMPLYALGVGVFAAYKFLKMKSHEESLSKKEKSTEDKAKETEHQLLELEQHLAQTEKMLNSLLTQLDPLSNCVNALACEQKDEIMTQLQSIRRLMKESGLDKSENKMKDVSHICNEKLEDLIQSFAEHSQEKEMDDRDDDSNEDFLEDVDNDYKIEEHELYEECEVHQFEPEVVEDQEMINKESEEIGLRRRNRYE; this comes from the exons atgGTGCTGTCGGCGCTGCAGCAGGCGGTGGTCTCGGTGGTGCTGGTGCTCTGCGTCTTCGTCGTCATGCCCAGGATGTTCGGgggaggaggcggaggcgggcgggcTGGCCGGTCTTCGCGGGGCGGCAAGGCCGGCCCCGGCCATTACGATCCCCGTCAGCACCGCAGAG gtAGTCCTCAGACAGTTCATCAAATTCACCTGAATCCAGGAAATTCTGACAGTAATACTTATCAGACTATTCAGCAGATGAGAAATGCAATGGAAAAAGAGATAAAGAGTGAgagaacaagaggaaatggtAGAGAGTTAGCATTCACCCTCATGCCGTTGTATGCTCTTGGAGTGGGAGTGTTTGCAGCATACAAATTTCTTAAG ATGAAGTCACATGAAGAAAGTCtctccaaaaaggaaaaaagtacagAAGACAAGGCAAAGGAGACAG agCATCAGCTTTTGGAACTGGAGCAGCATCTAGcacagacagagaaaatgttaaatTCTTTATTGACTCAGTTGGATCCACTGTCAAACTG tGTTAATGCTTTAGCTTGTGAGCAGAAAGATGAAATAATGACACAGCTCCAATCAATTAGACGACTGATGAAAGAAAGTGGATTGGAtaaatcagaaaacaagatgaaag ATGTCAGCCACATTTGTAATGAGAAACTTGAAGATCTTATTCAGTCATTTGCTGAACATtctcaagagaaagaaatggatgaCAGAGATGATGACAGTAATGAAGATTTCCTTGAGGATGTTGATAATGATTACAAAATAGAAGAGCATGAATTATATGAAGAATGTGAAGTACATCAGTTTGAGCCAGAGGTGGTAGAAGACCAAGAAATGATAAACAAAGAATCAGAAGAGATAGGATTGAGGAGACGTAATAGATATGAATGA